Proteins from a genomic interval of Colletotrichum higginsianum IMI 349063 chromosome 6, whole genome shotgun sequence:
- a CDS encoding Ankyrin repeat protein: protein MPGSAIGPQKKARGCGKSVLSSIAADRILQSSRGPAVVYLMIAFDRPRSEYHIINQVAVQLLDHATKSGVGIDSEAMSLIYEDDQDAKKLDQDSKKLAKIHELIKFLVSQCTSVLFFLDGFDEYESFARTKRQTQKAHSPEGRLKNFSGKSVRLWLTSRTITEPKDSSFVEISLDESLTAEDVSSFICYETNELLDSLVSDSRRKHVTAKLQEMAKSNFLTANLLVHHMRKAENSSQLFNLIESGRSLSEVSDLYDEAIGKLRNAEVTYRCGETVVSLPVLQIISIVAFAKRPLRIGELLDALVFVQKPSPNISIEDLCDNLLAESFVTVTGDEIQHLCAPFTSFQLSEDRNTGAFIKLSHSSASKFLHRISTTVNSGEGYPALSPDFICNICIKYLSQKRLIDGQHEPGRNSRFFPYAA from the exons ATGCCAGGTTCCGCAATTGGGCCGCAAAAGAAAGCTCGGGGATGCGGAAAGTCTGTGCTGAGTTCCATTGCCGCTGACCGAATCCTACAAAGTTCTCGGGGCCCTGCGGTGGTTTATCTGATGATAGCTTTCGACAGACCTAGATCTGAGTATCATATCATCAACCAAGTCGCTGTACAGCTGCTTGATCACGCCACGAAGAGCGGCGTGGGCATTGACTCTGAGGCTATGTCCCTTATCTACGAAGATGACCAGGACGCAAAGAAGCTCGACCAGGACTCAAAGAAGCTCGCGAAGATCCACGAGCTAATCAAGTTTTTGGTTTCACAATGCACCTctgtcctcttcttccttgaTGGCTTCGACGAGTATGAATCATTCGCAAGAACCAAGCGTCAAACTCAAAAAGCGCACTCACCCGAAGGACGGCTCAAGAATTT CTCTGGTAAAAGTGTGCGCCTTTGGTTGACTTCGCGGACGATCACAGAGCCGAAAGACTCTTCCTTCGTTGAAATTTCACTCGACGAGTCCTTAACGGCTGAAGACGTTAGTTCGTTCATTTGCTATGAGACGAACGAACTTCTTGATAGCCTTGTCAGCGATTCTCGACGAAAGCATGTCACGGCCAAGCTACAAGAAATGGCGAAATCAAACTTTCTAACGGCAAATCTGCTGGTCCATCATATGCGTAAAGCCGAGAACTCTTCACAGCTCTTCAATCTGATCGAATCAGGGAGAAGCTTGAGCGAAGTCAGCGATCTTTACGACGAAGCAATCGGAAAATTACGAAATGCTGAAGTTACTTACCGCTGCGGCGAGACTGTGgtctctctccctgtctT GCAGATCATTTCCATAGTAGCTTTTGCAAAGCGGCCTCTAAGAATTGGCGAGCTTCTTGACGCTCTTGTTTTCGTTCAAAAGCCGTCACCCAACATATCCATTGAAGATCTTTGTGATAACCTCTTAGCAGAGAGTTTTGTGACCGTCACTGGTGACGAGATCCAGCATCTCTGTGCGCCGTTCACCTCATTCCAACTGTCCGAAGACAGGAATACAGGTGCCTTCATCAAACTGTCCCATTCTTCAGCGTCAAAATTTCTGCACAGAATCTCAACGACAGTCAATTCTGGTGAAGGTTACCCAGCTCTCAGTCCTGATTTTATTTGTAACATTTGCATCAAGTACCTGTCGCAGAAGCGCTTGATCGACGGCCAACATGAGCCTGGCCGGAACTCGCGCTTCTTTCCATACGCCGCATAG
- a CDS encoding Cholera enterotoxin subunit A2, with protein sequence MSMQQNLFALFYLASLWFFLGEAASLQAGPKFVWRGAGRAPQDVKAAGGFLPKGLTAVGEVAPEISLWKHVDVPEEFDEDGNRVGLGSTEDDDGYTSFTSSFFLALGYAFYSRQQDTTWIYRVKTTPNMIDVAKTLGKHNIYSEEDEYAALGGVKWDQIVSWRKE encoded by the exons ATGAGTATGCAACAAAACCTCTTCGCCTTATTCTACCTGGCCTCTCTTTGGTTCTTTTTGGGAGAGGCTGCATCCCTACAAGCCGGTCCTAAGTTCGTCTGGCGCGGTGCAGGTAGGGCTCCTCAAGACGTTAAGGCAGCTGGCGGCTTTCTACCTAAAGGTCTCACTGCAGTTGGAGAGGTAGCCCCCGAAATTAGCCTTTGGAAACATGTTGACGTCCCCGAGGAGTTTGACGAGGATGGAAACCGTGTAGGCCTTGGGTCAActgaagacgatgacggctACACTTCATTCACTTCATCATTCTTCCTGGCGCTTGGTTATGCCTTTTACTCGCGACAGCAGGACACGACATGGATTTACAGGGTCAAAACGACTCCGAACATGATTGATGTTGCGAAGACACTGGGCAAacacaacatttacagtgAAGAAGATGAGTATGCAGCCTTGGGAGGTGTCAAGTGGGACCAGATAGTCTCCTGGCGCAAG GAATAA
- a CDS encoding EC41 protein, whose translation MKRRNLAALPGLQAAAALYLARASEAKVFCADTNVVSDASCQGAHTSGQFFAADTQVDPDVYDASDAIMRKYPPPPQGASAPQSFRSLQLRQDDWYCDTDGSGVGRAGGNGAIIVGYFGRGIGSSGG comes from the coding sequence atgaAAAGAAGAAACCTCGCCGCCTTGCCGGGGTTACAAGCTGCTGCAGCGCTTTATCTGGCGCGCGCCTCGGAAGCCAAGGTCTTTTGTGCCGACACCAACGTTGTCTCGGACGCGAGTTGCCAGGGCGCCCACACTTCAGGCCAGTTCTTCGCAGCAGACACCCAAGTCGATCCGGACGTTTATGACGCCTCCGACGCAATTATGCGAAAATACCCGCCGCCACCACAAGGTGCTTCTGCTCCCCAGAGCTTTAGGAGCTTGCAGTTGCGCCAGGACGACTGGTATTGCGACACTGATGGCTCCGGTGTTGGTAGGGCAGGAGGAAATGGAGCCATTATCGTCGGTTATTTCGGTCGTGGCATCGGGAGTAGTGGTGGCTAG
- a CDS encoding Choline dehydrogenase — MRCVTPWKAACGFGRFLFIAGVFAIPTTANSVDTYDYVVVGSGPGGGPLAANLARAGFKTLLLEAGDDESAAEVTNVMALTNTADTTNMTWTYWVRHYDDDELTKKYQHLTWRLPNGNLWVGPGSSAPAGAEIVGIQYPRGATLGGSSIVNSALTVLPANSDWDYIKNLTGDDSWNAVHMGDLFIKLEKNQYVPRGTPGHGYDGYLETVLGNGTVLLSSPQATSVLEAMAAEAGQDPKDLASILNIDPNQTLNPNRDQITGLLGNPQHANATWARYSARKRVLDTLRAVNEEGEKRFPLDVRLNSYATKVLFDKPQGDSLPRAIGLEYLDGKSAFQGDLRYDSTVAKPSRKVYALKEVIVSGGSFGSPQLLLLSGIGPAADLEALNIPVIADLPGVGRNMQDHSEIAVIGHGTQAFDYSAAPGGDPSQCTYGAPGDPCLELYHQGQGPYTQPSLPQLAFLKTNHTADDERDIAIFLGSFGFRGFWPRNTGQSWDDPPTTWGMHSVHIHGNNTAGYVKLRSADPTATPEINFRSFSGTGASDDIAAMKEFLAWGRRAFNRVQAPFAPYNISWPPCAGTVGADGSCSVENSDEDFIRENTFGHHVIGTCSIGSNSDKNAVLDSKFRVRGVSGLRVVDASAFPRSPGAFPVAGVYILSEKASEAILLG; from the exons ATGCGCTGTGTGACGCCTTGGAAGGCCGCTTGCGGCTTTGGCCGCTTCCTTttcatcgccggcgtcttcgcAATCCCAACGACCGCCAACTCGGTCGACACTTACGACTATGTGGTTGTCGGCTCCGGTCCCGGAGGTGGTCCGTTGGCCGCCAATCTAGCCCGAGCTGGGTTTAAGACTCTCTTGCTCGAggctggcgacgacgagagcgcTGCCGAGGTCACCAACGTCATGGCGTTGACAAACACTGCTGATACGACTAACATGACCTGGACCTACTGGGTTCGTCATtacgatgacgacgagttGACTAAGAAATACCAACATCTAACCTGGAGACTTCCGAACGGAAATCTGTGGGTTGGTCCAGGCAGCTCTGCACCCGCGGGAGCAGAGATAGTTGGCATCCAATATCCCCGTGGCGCTACACTCGGAGGATCGTCCATCGTAAATTCGGCCTTGACTGTACTTCCCGCCAATAGCGATTGGGATTACATCAAAAATCTCACCGGAGATGACTCATGGAA TGCCGTACACATGGGGGATTTATTCATCAAGTTGGAAAAGAATCAATACGTCCCTCGTGGTACCCCTGGCCACGGCTACGATGGGTATCTTGAAACTGTCTTGGGTAACGGGACCGTCCTTCTCTCCTCGCCTCAAGCAACATCGGTTCTGGAGGCCATGGCTGCCGAGGCAGGCCAAGACCCCAAGGACCTGGCAAGCATTCTGAACATCGACCCGAACCAGACTTTGAACCCCAACCGGGACCAGATTACAGGTCTCTTGGGAAACCCTCAACACGCCAATGCCACTTGGGCCCGTTACAGCGCCAGGAAGCGAGTACTGGATACCTTGCGTGCTGTAaacgaggagggcgagaagagGTTCCCCTTGGATGTCCGCCTGAATTCCTACGCTACCAAGGTTCTATTCGACAAACCTCAGGGAGATTCGCTGCCTCGCGCTATTGGTCTTGAGTACCTGGACGGCAAAAGCGCCTTCCAGGGGGACCTCCGCTATGATTCGACAGTCGCCAAGCCTTCACGCAAGGTCTATGCTCTCAAAGAGGTCATTGTTAGCGGTGGATCGTTCGGCTCGCCTCAGCTGTTGTTGCTAAGCGGCATTGGACCGGCTGCCGATCTCGAGGCCCTAAATATTCCGGTTATCGCCGATCTGCCGGGTGTTGGCCGCAACATGCAGGACCACAGCGAGATTGCTGTCATCGGCCACGGTACCCAAGCTTTCGACTACTCCGCTGCTCCTGGCGGTGATCCCTCCCAGTGCACTTATGGGGCCCCTGGTGACCCGTGCCTCGAACTCTACCATCAAGGACAGGGACCCTATACTCAACCCAGTCTCCCGCAGCTGGCCTTCCTTAAGACCAACcacaccgccgacgacgagcgagACATTGCCATCTTCCTCGGTTCTTTCGGATTCCGTGGCTTCTGGCCCCGCAACACTGGACAATCGTGGGATGATCCCCCGACGACATGGGGTATGCACAGCGTCCACATCCACGGAAACAACACGGCTGGATACGTCAAGCTCCGCTCTGCCGACCCAACCGCGACGCCAGAGATCAACTTCCGATCCTTCAGCGGTACAGGCGCCTCGGACGACATAGCCGCCATGAAGGAGTTTCTCGCCTGGGGCCGCCGTGCCTTTAACCGCGTCCAGGCACCGTTTGCCCCTTATAACATCAGCTGGCCACCATGCGCTGGCACTGTGGGTGCCGATGGAAGCTGCTCTGTGGAGAACAGTGACGAAGACTTCATCCGCGAAAACACCTTCGGCCATCACGTGATTGGCACCTGTTCCATCGGCTCCAACTCTGACAAGAACGCAGTCTTGGACTCTAAGTTCCGTGTTCGTGGTGTTTCTGGCTTGCGAGTCGTCGATGCTAGCGCTTTCCCTAGGTCCCCTGGAGCTTTCCCAGTTGCTGGTGTCTACATCTTGAGCGAGAAGGCGTCAGAAGCTATTCTCTTAGGCTAA